The proteins below come from a single Lactobacillus johnsonii genomic window:
- a CDS encoding hemolysin family protein produces the protein MSSDPGAGDIFSKLRAKFRGDEDIDGQRKLNKILNKLHEQKEISDREYSMMEGILEFEEKMAREVMVPRTDAFMVDINDSFQENLDKILKEPYSRVPVYDGDKDKIVGVIHIRTVLRKAHKVGFDKLDYDQVMFKPLFAPETIELGELLVEMQETQRQLAILTDEYGGVVGLATIEDLIEEIVGDIDDEVDKAEVLFSKIGPREYVIYGKMPLADFNEEFGTDLAMENVDTVAGYVITKLGLIPAKGEKLSVKLDNGMVLTTRRMKGSRLLTLLLTIPEKQEKEEAKD, from the coding sequence ATGAGTAGTGATCCCGGTGCGGGGGATATATTTAGCAAATTAAGAGCTAAATTTCGTGGCGATGAAGATATCGATGGCCAACGTAAGCTAAATAAAATTTTAAATAAATTACATGAGCAAAAAGAAATCAGCGATCGTGAATATTCAATGATGGAAGGTATTCTTGAATTTGAGGAAAAGATGGCACGAGAAGTAATGGTGCCTCGAACTGATGCTTTCATGGTCGATATTAATGATAGTTTTCAAGAAAACTTAGATAAGATCTTAAAAGAGCCTTATTCAAGAGTGCCTGTTTATGATGGAGATAAAGATAAGATTGTAGGCGTCATTCATATTAGAACTGTCTTACGAAAAGCTCATAAAGTTGGTTTTGATAAGCTAGACTACGATCAGGTTATGTTTAAGCCTTTATTTGCACCTGAAACTATTGAATTAGGAGAATTGTTAGTCGAGATGCAGGAGACCCAAAGACAGCTTGCTATTTTGACTGATGAGTACGGCGGCGTTGTTGGACTCGCAACAATTGAAGATTTAATTGAAGAAATTGTCGGCGATATTGACGATGAAGTTGATAAGGCTGAGGTATTATTTTCAAAAATTGGGCCAAGAGAGTATGTTATTTATGGAAAAATGCCTTTAGCTGACTTCAATGAAGAATTTGGAACTGATTTGGCAATGGAAAATGTGGATACTGTTGCTGGATATGTAATTACTAAATTAGGTCTAATTCCCGCTAAGGGAGAGAAGTTGAGCGTTAAACTTGATAATGGGATGGTTTTAACCACGAGACGAATGAAAGGTTCTCGTTTATTAACACTGCTGCTCACAATTCCAGAAAAACAAGAAAAGGAAGAAGCTAAAGATTAA
- a CDS encoding DUF402 domain-containing protein — translation MEMPREGDYIAIQSYKHNGTLHRNWRDTMVVKTEQNIIIGVNDRTLITEEDGRKWISREPAIVYFHRKLWFNVIAMLRPDGVAYYANLASPFILDREALKYIDYDLDIKVFPDGEKRLLDADEYAMNKKRWHYSEEIDSILCSTSFELLDWIDQKKGPFARKFVQIWYERYNQLRPDLDRSFFKGRENEERKILGT, via the coding sequence ATGGAGATGCCTCGTGAAGGCGATTATATCGCAATACAAAGTTATAAACATAATGGTACGCTACACCGAAATTGGCGTGACACTATGGTAGTTAAAACAGAACAAAATATTATTATTGGCGTTAATGATCGGACTTTAATTACCGAAGAAGACGGTAGAAAATGGATTAGTCGTGAACCAGCAATTGTTTATTTTCATCGTAAACTTTGGTTTAATGTGATAGCAATGCTTAGGCCAGATGGTGTTGCATACTATGCAAATTTAGCTAGTCCATTTATTTTAGATCGAGAAGCATTAAAATATATCGACTATGATCTAGATATTAAAGTTTTTCCAGATGGAGAAAAAAGACTTCTAGATGCCGATGAGTATGCAATGAACAAAAAACGCTGGCATTATAGCGAAGAGATTGATAGTATTTTGTGTAGTACTAGTTTTGAATTATTAGATTGGATTGATCAAAAGAAGGGACCGTTTGCTAGAAAGTTTGTACAAATTTGGTATGAACGCTATAACCAATTACGTCCTGACTTAGATCGAAGCTTTTTTAAGGGGAGAGAAAATGAAGAAAGAAAAATACTCGGCACATAA
- the recX gene encoding recombination regulator RecX produces the protein MPIITKISTQKRKGRYNIFIDNEYAFSVSERTLAEKRLLKGTELSLEDIEKIKKAEADSHALQLAMSYLSYQPRSVYEVLTYLNKQGISPEASQSAIENLIELNYLDDNNFARLFIQNNLRVGKDGPRSISSKLKQKGVANDIIQDSLYEVDDEEWIEAGMRLIHSIGHQVGKMSYKEIKQKALKKLQTHGFNQELGELVVDQLDLESTEDDQLEALKKQGIKAWRRYRRDDDFKRRQKVKRYLFQHGFSSGEIDSFLSGEVVNLEEIDEY, from the coding sequence ATGCCAATTATTACTAAGATTAGTACACAAAAGCGGAAGGGACGCTATAATATTTTTATTGATAATGAATATGCCTTCAGTGTCAGTGAAAGAACCTTAGCTGAAAAAAGACTGTTAAAAGGAACTGAACTAAGCCTTGAAGATATTGAAAAAATAAAAAAAGCTGAAGCAGATAGTCATGCGCTCCAGCTAGCTATGTCTTATTTAAGCTATCAGCCGCGTAGTGTATATGAAGTTTTAACTTATTTAAATAAGCAGGGGATTAGTCCAGAAGCTAGTCAAAGTGCTATAGAAAACTTAATAGAATTAAATTATCTTGATGATAATAATTTTGCACGCTTATTTATCCAGAATAACCTTAGAGTAGGAAAAGATGGCCCAAGATCAATTAGTAGTAAATTAAAACAAAAAGGTGTAGCTAACGATATTATTCAGGATTCTCTTTATGAAGTAGATGATGAAGAATGGATAGAAGCTGGTATGCGCTTAATACATTCAATTGGTCATCAAGTAGGAAAAATGTCGTATAAAGAAATTAAGCAAAAAGCGCTAAAAAAACTACAAACACATGGTTTTAACCAAGAGCTAGGAGAACTTGTAGTTGATCAGTTAGATTTAGAAAGTACAGAAGATGATCAACTAGAGGCCTTGAAAAAACAAGGAATTAAAGCTTGGCGTCGTTATCGAAGAGATGATGACTTTAAGAGACGACAGAAAGTTAAAAGATACTTATTTCAACATGGTTTTTCCAGTGGAGAGATTGATAGTTTTTTAAGTGGTGAAGTAGTAAATTTAGAAGAAATAGATGAATATTAA
- the rlmD gene encoding 23S rRNA (uracil(1939)-C(5))-methyltransferase RlmD, producing MTKFTKNKQEKNIIITIKRLGINGEGIGYYKKKIIFIPGALPNEVVVAKIVDRHPHYLEGELVRIKEKSPDRVTFPKGVDPAVGGLELAHLSYPKQLEFKQHLILESLRKYHPRDYIKYKVKKTIPTPNAWNYRNKAQYQIEFNKGKSKLGLYAPNSRRLIDLPDMPTQTKETQKVEREIKKLIDKLHIRIADFRRHTDGIKTIAVRQSNATGEIQVTLITIGKKIKDLKLLASHIMKLPNVVSVFQNETQWQNPQVWGNKTIKLFGKSHITEEILGKKFKLSPRAFFQLNPEQTTTLYSEALKYLDLTPDQTLIDAYAGVGTLGILASDQVRQVIGIESIPEAVIDAQENCRLNHVRNAEYIQGNVEKLLPELKNQGVPINALIVDPPRTGLSKKLIKTLLEVKPETFVYVSCNPATLAKDLVLLSDAYDVRVIQPVDMMPQTPRWEGVTKLVLRKNK from the coding sequence TTGACAAAATTTACTAAAAACAAACAAGAAAAAAATATTATCATCACTATTAAACGCTTGGGTATTAATGGTGAAGGTATTGGATACTATAAAAAGAAAATTATTTTTATTCCTGGTGCGCTTCCAAATGAGGTAGTTGTTGCTAAGATCGTTGATCGCCATCCACACTATCTGGAAGGTGAATTAGTAAGAATTAAAGAAAAATCTCCTGACAGAGTTACCTTTCCTAAAGGAGTTGATCCTGCAGTTGGTGGATTAGAACTCGCACACCTTTCTTATCCAAAACAACTTGAATTTAAACAACACCTAATTCTAGAATCGCTTAGAAAATATCATCCAAGAGACTATATTAAATATAAAGTTAAAAAGACAATTCCTACACCAAACGCTTGGAATTATCGAAATAAAGCTCAATATCAAATTGAATTTAATAAGGGGAAGAGTAAACTTGGTCTCTATGCTCCTAATTCCCGTCGTCTTATTGACCTGCCTGATATGCCTACTCAAACAAAAGAGACTCAAAAAGTAGAACGTGAAATTAAGAAACTAATCGATAAACTTCACATCCGAATTGCCGACTTTAGACGTCATACCGATGGAATTAAAACCATTGCCGTTCGTCAAAGCAATGCTACTGGTGAAATTCAGGTAACTTTAATTACAATTGGTAAAAAAATTAAAGATCTCAAGTTACTTGCTAGTCATATTATGAAACTTCCGAATGTAGTTTCTGTTTTCCAAAATGAAACTCAATGGCAAAATCCTCAAGTTTGGGGCAATAAAACTATTAAATTGTTCGGAAAGTCACATATTACAGAAGAAATACTAGGTAAAAAATTTAAGCTTTCACCACGCGCATTTTTCCAGCTTAACCCTGAACAAACTACTACTCTTTACTCAGAAGCCCTTAAATATCTTGACTTAACTCCTGATCAAACTTTGATCGATGCTTATGCGGGCGTTGGTACTTTGGGAATCTTAGCTAGCGATCAAGTAAGACAGGTTATTGGAATTGAATCTATTCCTGAAGCCGTAATCGATGCTCAAGAAAACTGCCGCTTAAATCATGTAAGAAATGCGGAATATATTCAAGGAAATGTAGAAAAATTACTTCCAGAACTAAAAAATCAAGGTGTTCCAATTAATGCATTAATCGTCGACCCTCCACGTACAGGATTAAGCAAAAAGTTAATTAAAACTCTACTTGAAGTAAAGCCTGAAACCTTTGTTTATGTTTCTTGTAACCCAGCTACTCTTGCAAAAGATTTAGTTCTTCTAAGTGACGCTTATGATGTTAGGGTAATTCAACCGGTTGATATGATGCCACAAACACCACGTTGGGAAGGCGTTACCAAACTAGTTTTAAGAAAAAATAAGTAA
- a CDS encoding hydroxymethylglutaryl-CoA synthase, with the protein MKVGIDQIGYFTPNKYVDMVDLAHARNQDPNKFLIGIGQKKMSVADPTQDAVSMGINATLRYIDKIDKSKVGLLIFGTESSVDQSKSGSLFVKSALGLDPTVRAFEVKEACFGLTAGLMIAQDFVRLHPDQTAIVIGSDIARYGVNTAGEVTQGAGSVSLLISSNPRILELNEGHSAYSEDINDFWRPNYSKTAKVDGKYSTQVYLDFFKHTFSAYKEQKNLETKDFAAIVYHLPFTKMGLKANRLAVEGTDEETNARLMDSFTAAKELNANVGNIYTGSLYLSLLSLLENGRLKAGDLVGLFSYGSGAMAEFYSANVVEGYEKQLDKVGDKALLDNRSKLSVAEYEEIFYAGLEDPENNVELISDEETGRYYFAGIRNDIRQYQVK; encoded by the coding sequence ATGAAGGTTGGAATTGATCAAATTGGATATTTTACTCCAAATAAGTATGTTGATATGGTGGATTTAGCCCATGCTAGGAATCAAGATCCAAATAAATTTTTAATTGGGATTGGACAGAAAAAAATGAGCGTTGCAGATCCAACTCAAGATGCAGTTTCAATGGGAATTAATGCAACTCTACGCTATATCGATAAGATTGATAAATCAAAAGTAGGACTTTTGATTTTTGGTACTGAAAGTAGTGTGGATCAATCTAAATCTGGCTCTTTATTTGTAAAATCGGCATTAGGGTTAGATCCTACTGTGAGAGCTTTTGAAGTTAAGGAAGCATGTTTTGGCTTAACGGCTGGCTTAATGATTGCCCAAGATTTTGTACGACTTCATCCTGATCAAACTGCTATTGTTATCGGCAGTGATATTGCTCGCTATGGGGTTAATACTGCTGGTGAAGTTACTCAAGGAGCTGGAAGTGTTAGTTTATTAATTTCTAGTAATCCAAGAATTTTAGAATTAAATGAAGGCCATAGTGCTTATAGTGAGGATATCAATGATTTCTGGCGCCCTAACTATTCTAAAACAGCCAAGGTAGATGGAAAGTATTCTACCCAGGTTTACTTAGACTTTTTCAAACATACTTTTTCTGCTTACAAAGAACAAAAGAATCTTGAAACAAAAGATTTTGCCGCTATTGTCTACCACTTACCTTTTACTAAGATGGGATTAAAGGCAAATAGATTAGCTGTTGAGGGAACGGATGAAGAAACAAATGCCCGGTTAATGGACAGCTTTACTGCAGCTAAAGAATTGAATGCAAATGTAGGTAATATTTACACTGGATCGTTATACTTGAGTCTACTTAGTTTACTTGAAAATGGTAGGTTAAAAGCTGGAGACTTAGTCGGTCTATTTTCTTATGGTTCAGGTGCAATGGCTGAATTTTATTCCGCAAATGTAGTTGAAGGCTATGAAAAACAACTTGATAAGGTTGGAGATAAAGCTTTATTAGATAATCGAAGCAAGCTTAGTGTTGCCGAATATGAGGAAATCTTTTATGCAGGTTTGGAAGATCCAGAAAACAATGTTGAACTTATCAGTGATGAAGAAACTGGTAGATATTATTTTGCTGGTATTCGTAATGATATCCGCCAATATCAAGTTAAATAA
- a CDS encoding hydroxymethylglutaryl-CoA reductase, degradative, whose translation MKLEESSKKKFYQWLPEERRVFLTEKGIKLSEIESETLERLDKLSENVIGQVRLPLGVLPKLIVNGKDYQVPMAVEEPSVVAAANHAAKIFNQNGGAVADSRRNGIYGQIVLEVTDNFDLTKFTTEFPQLISLANKKFVSLVKHGGGVRKIEASQKENLVFLRVLVDPAEAMGANKTNAILEFLGNELEKQPDIEQTLYAILSNYPTQLTSAKVSLSIDSVGGLKVAKKIALLSKIGQTDIYRAVTNNKGIMNGIDSVLVATGNDYRGVEAATAVWANKNGAYTSLSKWKIEEDRLVGTVTVPLAIGVVGGSIKARRDVQQSFSLLGNISAKQLAEVIATTGLANNFSALLAISTKGIQAGHMKLQARNLVATLKASEGEKAIVLKKLQESKKYTQEAAFEFLSEIRKDQK comes from the coding sequence ATGAAATTAGAAGAATCATCTAAAAAGAAATTTTATCAATGGTTACCGGAGGAAAGAAGAGTCTTTTTAACTGAAAAAGGAATTAAACTAAGTGAGATTGAGTCTGAAACTTTGGAAAGACTAGATAAACTTAGTGAAAATGTAATTGGTCAAGTCCGTCTTCCTCTTGGTGTGCTTCCTAAGTTAATAGTTAACGGGAAAGATTATCAAGTACCAATGGCCGTAGAAGAACCATCGGTTGTTGCAGCAGCAAACCATGCAGCTAAAATTTTTAATCAAAATGGTGGAGCAGTAGCTGATAGTAGACGAAATGGAATATATGGTCAAATTGTTTTAGAGGTAACTGATAATTTTGATTTAACTAAGTTTACTACTGAATTTCCTCAATTAATTAGCTTAGCTAATAAAAAATTCGTTAGCTTAGTCAAGCATGGTGGAGGAGTTCGTAAAATTGAAGCTTCTCAAAAAGAAAATTTAGTTTTTCTTAGAGTTTTGGTTGACCCAGCAGAAGCTATGGGAGCTAATAAAACAAATGCTATTTTAGAATTTTTAGGAAATGAATTAGAGAAGCAGCCAGATATTGAACAAACTCTGTATGCAATTTTGTCTAATTATCCTACGCAATTGACTAGTGCTAAAGTAAGTCTTTCAATTGACAGTGTAGGAGGATTAAAAGTTGCTAAAAAGATAGCTTTATTGAGTAAAATAGGACAAACTGATATTTACCGGGCAGTGACTAATAATAAAGGAATTATGAATGGTATTGATAGTGTATTAGTTGCAACTGGTAATGATTATCGTGGAGTTGAAGCAGCAACTGCTGTTTGGGCTAATAAAAATGGTGCCTATACATCTTTGAGTAAGTGGAAAATTGAAGAAGATAGACTAGTGGGGACTGTAACAGTTCCCTTAGCAATCGGTGTAGTAGGTGGCTCAATTAAGGCTCGTCGAGACGTTCAACAAAGCTTTAGTTTATTAGGTAATATATCTGCCAAGCAACTAGCAGAAGTTATTGCGACAACTGGCTTAGCAAATAACTTTTCAGCTCTTTTAGCAATTTCTACTAAGGGAATTCAAGCTGGGCATATGAAATTGCAGGCGAGAAATTTAGTAGCAACCTTAAAAGCTAGTGAAGGTGAAAAAGCAATAGTTTTAAAAAAATTGCAGGAAAGTAAAAAATATACTCAAGAAGCAGCTTTTGAATTTTTAAGCGAAATAAGAAAGGATCAAAAATAA
- a CDS encoding thiolase family protein, protein MLQDVYIVGMNRIPFGKYRGFYKDKSAVDLGVLALKGLLKKNIVPQDKIDSILVGNVLSAGLGQNVARQIALKSGLPESVVGTSVDDVCGSSLKALRFAQGQMLLGDSQIAIVGGAESMTNAPLLLDKSKKHDENPAYQDSLMIDGIGDAYSRKPMGITAENVADKYHITRQDMDEFARDSHAKAYAAQENDWFKEEYAPIELDGHVLDHDETIRPDSSLEALGQLKPVFKENGRVTAGNSSPLTDGASMLLLSNQQKLDELNLTPLAYLGAYAEIGCDPAYMGYAPYFAIKKLLTKTNSTIEDYDLIEINEAFAAQAYAVARDLNIPKEKLNIAGGAISLGHPLGATGTRLVMSAVNSLRKINGRRAIVSLCIGGGQGIAYEIRRII, encoded by the coding sequence GTGTTACAGGATGTTTATATAGTAGGAATGAATCGAATTCCTTTTGGTAAGTATCGTGGATTTTATAAGGATAAAAGTGCTGTTGACCTAGGAGTGTTAGCACTTAAGGGATTATTGAAAAAGAATATTGTTCCACAAGATAAAATAGATAGCATTTTGGTGGGAAATGTATTAAGTGCTGGGCTAGGTCAAAATGTCGCTCGACAAATAGCTTTAAAATCAGGTTTACCTGAATCTGTAGTGGGTACTAGCGTAGACGACGTTTGTGGTTCAAGTTTAAAGGCATTACGGTTTGCTCAAGGTCAAATGCTCCTAGGAGATTCTCAAATTGCAATTGTAGGTGGGGCAGAAAGTATGACAAATGCACCACTTTTACTTGATAAAAGTAAAAAGCATGATGAAAATCCAGCATATCAAGATAGCTTAATGATAGATGGAATTGGGGATGCTTATTCGAGAAAGCCGATGGGAATTACAGCTGAGAATGTAGCTGATAAATACCATATTACGCGTCAAGATATGGATGAATTTGCACGTGATTCTCATGCCAAGGCTTATGCAGCTCAGGAGAATGACTGGTTTAAGGAAGAGTATGCACCAATTGAACTCGATGGTCATGTTCTTGATCATGATGAAACCATTCGACCAGATTCTAGTTTAGAAGCCCTAGGTCAATTAAAACCTGTATTTAAGGAAAATGGACGAGTTACGGCTGGCAATTCTTCACCGTTAACTGATGGTGCAAGTATGTTGTTATTATCTAATCAACAAAAATTAGATGAATTAAATTTAACTCCATTAGCATACTTGGGTGCCTATGCAGAAATTGGCTGTGATCCTGCTTATATGGGATACGCACCATATTTTGCTATTAAAAAATTACTTACAAAAACTAATAGCACAATTGAGGATTATGATCTAATTGAAATTAATGAAGCCTTTGCAGCTCAAGCATATGCTGTAGCCCGTGATCTAAATATTCCAAAAGAAAAATTAAATATCGCTGGAGGAGCAATTAGTTTAGGACATCCGCTTGGTGCAACCGGTACGCGCTTAGTAATGAGTGCAGTAAACAGTTTGCGTAAAATTAATGGTCGAAGAGCAATTGTATCTCTATGTATTGGCGGTGGCCAAGGAATCGCATATGAAATTAGAAGAATCATCTAA
- a CDS encoding alpha/beta hydrolase → MKLKSKKIKIAIISILAVCGIFLAVGLYFYQVAVVPGHKSFINNDTKLVKTDPLYKEKKWYQNVHKQKWIMKSADDNLRLDANYIPVNNSKKTVIVLHGFMNNKDTMGAYAAMFHKLGYNVLLPDARGHGQSEGNYIGYGWREKVDVKKWAEKVIKRNRNKSQIAIFGVSMGGATTMMSSGLKMPKQVKAYIEDCGYTNVKDEIEHEAEDLYHFPAFPRFPLVEVLSGITRIRAGYFLKDASSVKQVAKNKRPILFIHGAKDTFVPTQMVYQNYKAANGPKELWVVPGAKHAKSFATHPIQYQEKVNNFLSKYM, encoded by the coding sequence ATGAAGCTGAAGAGTAAAAAAATAAAAATAGCTATTATATCTATTTTAGCAGTTTGTGGTATTTTTTTAGCTGTAGGCCTATATTTCTATCAGGTTGCTGTTGTTCCAGGACATAAATCTTTTATTAACAATGATACTAAGCTAGTTAAAACTGACCCACTATACAAGGAAAAAAAGTGGTATCAAAATGTGCATAAACAAAAGTGGATTATGAAATCAGCAGATGATAATTTAAGGTTAGATGCAAATTATATTCCAGTAAATAATTCTAAAAAGACAGTTATTGTCCTGCACGGTTTTATGAATAATAAAGATACAATGGGAGCTTATGCTGCTATGTTTCATAAACTAGGCTACAATGTTCTATTACCGGATGCACGTGGTCATGGACAAAGTGAAGGAAACTATATTGGGTATGGTTGGCGTGAAAAAGTAGATGTTAAAAAATGGGCTGAGAAAGTTATTAAAAGGAATAGAAATAAGAGTCAGATTGCTATCTTTGGTGTAAGTATGGGTGGTGCTACAACAATGATGTCAAGTGGACTAAAAATGCCTAAACAAGTAAAAGCTTATATTGAGGATTGTGGCTACACTAATGTTAAGGATGAGATAGAACACGAAGCAGAAGACTTATATCATTTTCCGGCTTTTCCCCGTTTTCCTTTAGTTGAAGTTTTAAGTGGAATAACTAGAATTAGAGCAGGTTACTTTTTAAAAGATGCTAGTAGCGTAAAACAAGTTGCTAAAAATAAAAGACCAATATTGTTTATTCATGGTGCTAAAGATACTTTTGTACCAACACAGATGGTCTATCAAAACTATAAGGCAGCAAATGGTCCGAAAGAACTTTGGGTTGTTCCCGGAGCTAAACATGCTAAATCATTTGCGACTCACCCGATTCAATATCAGGAGAAAGTAAATAATTTTTTGAGTAAGTATATGTAA
- a CDS encoding Cof-type HAD-IIB family hydrolase — translation MTIPFKAVAVDMDGTFLNDQRSYDHDLFAQVLNKLEKHNIQFIVASGRPFARLKNDFSEFIDRVDFVTANGSRLIVEGKEVAVEGLTKKQTIDLVNFVHHTYGSMATMAYGRETAYIGTEAPAKDKEFLQYFAKESVEISDWEELPDDTFIELTFHHDSKIAGEIEKKFNEQYGNIVTTFASNPVAIDAVKHGINKATGLKKLLAYFGLTGEDLIAFGDSGNDIPMLDFAKYSYAMENGMAIAKEHAKYLAPSNNDNGVLRVLNEYLDKN, via the coding sequence ATGACTATTCCTTTTAAAGCTGTTGCGGTTGATATGGATGGAACATTTTTAAACGACCAAAGAAGCTATGACCATGATTTGTTTGCTCAAGTTTTAAATAAATTAGAAAAACATAATATTCAATTTATTGTAGCTAGTGGTCGTCCATTTGCTCGTTTAAAAAATGACTTTTCTGAATTTATTGATCGCGTAGATTTCGTGACTGCCAATGGTTCTCGACTAATTGTTGAAGGAAAAGAAGTGGCTGTTGAAGGATTAACTAAAAAGCAGACCATTGATTTAGTTAATTTTGTCCATCATACCTATGGAAGTATGGCGACAATGGCCTATGGCAGGGAGACAGCATATATTGGAACTGAAGCACCAGCAAAAGATAAGGAATTTTTGCAGTACTTCGCTAAAGAAAGTGTAGAGATCAGTGATTGGGAAGAGTTACCTGATGATACCTTTATTGAATTGACTTTTCATCATGATAGTAAAATAGCTGGAGAGATTGAGAAAAAATTTAATGAGCAATATGGGAATATTGTGACTACTTTTGCTTCAAATCCAGTAGCTATTGATGCTGTTAAACATGGAATTAATAAGGCAACTGGATTGAAAAAGTTACTGGCTTATTTTGGATTAACTGGTGAAGATTTAATTGCTTTTGGTGATAGTGGTAATGATATTCCAATGCTAGATTTTGCAAAATATAGCTATGCAATGGAAAATGGTATGGCTATTGCAAAAGAACATGCAAAGTATTTGGCTCCTAGCAATAATGACAATGGAGTTTTGAGAGTTTTAAATGAATATTTAGATAAAAACTAG
- a CDS encoding MFS transporter — translation MKQKQSIYTKDVILVMAASFFFMFSVMFVTPLINGYAISLGASAVFAGVITGIMSVVSMFLRPVAGNLTDRFSKYSLSFIGGVLILIGVAGYCFSPSGNWLLIFRLINGTGFVLATVCMTTWLAFLVPRSHVGEAMGFYGLMNALAMALAPALAINLYKIIGYKSALWLAVLAALLMIVSIQFVGNHAKPKITNNKKIKIIQKDAIPVALLTTFFAIPYFITQADIVVYVERQHFSIAVGYFFVIYAIALLLIRIGLKKYFDLIRFGFWFWLSLVAMILFLIIATFMVNNWLMGLAAIMLSIGYGVIYSVNQSTALMLAPIEEQGLASSTFYLGLDIGMAAGPMIGGVTAQNLAPDYFYPVLLVIVPIILIIYFIYRKKLNGALNHR, via the coding sequence TTGAAACAGAAGCAATCAATTTATACTAAAGACGTTATTCTGGTTATGGCCGCGTCTTTCTTTTTTATGTTCTCAGTAATGTTTGTAACACCCTTGATTAATGGCTATGCAATCAGTTTAGGTGCTAGTGCGGTATTTGCCGGTGTGATAACAGGGATTATGAGTGTAGTTTCAATGTTCTTAAGACCGGTCGCTGGTAATTTAACTGACCGTTTTTCAAAGTATAGTTTGTCCTTTATTGGAGGAGTATTAATTTTAATTGGGGTGGCAGGTTATTGTTTCTCTCCATCAGGAAATTGGCTCTTAATTTTTAGGTTAATTAATGGTACTGGTTTTGTGCTCGCAACAGTTTGTATGACTACCTGGTTAGCATTTCTGGTTCCTCGGAGTCATGTTGGAGAAGCAATGGGATTTTATGGCTTGATGAATGCTTTAGCCATGGCTCTTGCACCAGCTTTAGCTATTAACTTGTATAAAATAATTGGCTATAAGTCAGCTCTTTGGCTCGCTGTACTTGCAGCACTATTAATGATTGTTTCTATTCAATTTGTTGGAAACCATGCTAAGCCTAAAATTACTAATAATAAAAAAATAAAAATCATTCAAAAAGATGCTATTCCCGTAGCGTTATTAACTACTTTTTTTGCAATTCCATATTTTATTACACAAGCCGACATTGTAGTGTATGTTGAAAGACAGCATTTTTCAATTGCTGTAGGTTATTTTTTTGTAATTTATGCGATCGCCTTATTATTAATTAGAATTGGTTTAAAAAAGTATTTTGATTTAATTCGCTTTGGCTTTTGGTTCTGGCTAAGTTTAGTTGCGATGATTTTATTTTTAATTATTGCTACTTTTATGGTCAATAACTGGTTAATGGGATTAGCTGCAATTATGCTTTCGATTGGATATGGGGTTATTTACTCTGTGAATCAGTCTACCGCTTTGATGTTAGCTCCAATTGAAGAACAAGGGTTAGCTAGTTCGACTTTTTATTTGGGCCTTGATATAGGAATGGCAGCTGGTCCAATGATCGGTGGTGTGACTGCTCAAAATCTAGCTCCAGATTACTTTTACCCAGTTTTATTGGTTATTGTGCCAATTATTTTAATTATTTACTTTATATATCGTAAGAAATTAAATGGTGCCTTAAATCACCGTTAG